One genomic region from Brassica napus cultivar Da-Ae unplaced genomic scaffold, Da-Ae ScsIHWf_1672;HRSCAF=2293, whole genome shotgun sequence encodes:
- the LOC106377628 gene encoding uncharacterized protein LOC106377628, which translates to MQGSEPRVKKINNSCRMELIRDLKKAMCAEYDDVKRDPVVTHIMAIAENDLKFSGKLVDSFICRQLITSKLHEKWFVFARMPLRFSLQEYHAVTGLKITRETNSDVVKWKNDGGFWSNLLHTGGKITLQSIRKVHLQEVHTWTRLDRMRLIYLCVIVGVVMGRDEKVSIPHMYIKLVMDFDKVRKFHWGLHSYDFLLSSIEKAGKKLGKKESYIFEGFSYALQIWIMEAIPDFGEILGRRVSDSFKVTGNGDVFLDVDYIRKGEMEDERVDLLLERIRNKYDWSSTDWPVLDPEETKMEEPDCHDRGSEADKSVDHTDVVPDEETSSVKVAGKGKRKFLDEGAETRKKKVLCKRSAEKYLTFGPETKSFIAGLIRTSVTSLGNVLSMQMANMERVFTERMGKMEIDVSQLRDAISLTGEGNYPSKKEAEEAPLNSKAKQAPPKSKGAQAPPKSKGAQAPPKRNGDQPTPTKKDGKNIATETNDFDFGLSTQDLRDLSQATFAEDGSTAVDDEQIDRTKEDSPDAALVFFREEDWEKFRTWSTSSTRLRIGPATLDFEIANRLMDKSEWVDSLEIDAAMYVFRERTSLKRWRPHRVAFMTVVFSNMIKKEYGHLEAQGRKSYMLHNFLLQYGKGVLPPHGRTHEIWNIDVDRLYVPVHVSGNHWIALCISFVTRSIDVFDCSGRKRYKEVDGFANLIPRIIKAVQPMRHQKDFAVGAYTVSYVPVGNLIKSACDCGVYAVKFIECHALGLELSLLHDGNIIEARHRILWDLWEAANDPELIDRMSKYQSPEFLSSTVEEIL; encoded by the exons ATGCAGGGTTCAGAACCTCGGGttaagaagatcaacaacagTTGCCGCATGGAACTTATCAGAGATCTTAAGAAAGCTATGTGTGCAGAGTACGATGATGTCAAGAGAGATCCTGTTGTCACACATATCATGGCTATTGCCGAAAATGATCTCAAGTTCTCTGGGAAACTAGTGGATAGCTTCATATGTAGGCAGCTGATTACCTCAAAGCTGCATGAGAAGTGGTTTGTTTTTGCGAGGATGCCTCTCCGGTTTTCGCTTCAGGAGTACCATGCTGTGACAGGCCTCAAGATTACACGGGAAACTAACAGTGACGTAGTGAAATGGAAAAATGACGGGGGTTTTTGGAGTAACCTACTGCACACAGGTGGTAAGATCACCTTGCAGTCGATCAGAAAGGTTCATCTACAAGAAGTTCACACTTGGACGCGGCTTGATAGGATGAGGTTGATCTACTTGTGTGTAATAGTGGGTGTGGTGAtggggagagatgagaaggtgTCCATCCCTCATATGTACATCAAGTTGGTGATGGATTTTGACAAGGTTCGGAAGTTCCATTGGGGTCTTCACTCGTATGATTTCCTGCTGAGTTCGATTGAGAAGGCTGGGAAGAAGTTGGGTAAGAAGGAGAGCTACATTTTCGAGGGTTTCTCCTATGCTCTCCAGATTTGGATTATGGAGGCAATTCCTGATTTTGGAGAAATATTAGGCAGAAGAGTCTCAGACAGCTTCAAAG TGACTGGTAATGGTGATGTGTTTCTAGATGTTGACTATATAAGGAAGGGTGAGATGGAAGATGAACGAGTGGACCTTCTTTTGGAGAGGATCAGGAACAAGTATGATTGGAGCAGCACAGACTGGCCAGTTTTAGACCCTGAAGAAACTAAAATGGAGGAACCCGACTGCCATGATAGAGGGTCAGAAGCTGATAAGAGCGTGGATCATACGGATGTTGTACCAGACGAGGAGACCTCTTCGGTTAAGGTTGCAGGAAAAGGCAAGAGAAAGTTTCTTGATGAAGGAGCAGagacaagaaagaagaaggtgCTGTGTAAGCGATCAGCAGAAAAGTATCTGACTTTTGGTCCTGAAACTAAGAGTTTCATTGCGGGTCTTATCCGCACATCTGTCACTTCATTGGGAAATGTGCTCAGTATGCAAATGGCGAATATGGAGAGGGTGTTTACAGAGAGGATGGGGAAGATGGAGATTGATGTTTCACAGCTCAGGGACGCAATCAGTTTGACTGGTGAAGGAAACTATCCTAGCAagaaagaagctgaagaagctcCACTAAACAGCAAAGCCAAGCAAGCTCCACCTAAGAGCAAAGGCGCTCAAGCTCCACCTAAGAGCAAAGGCGCTCAAGCTCCACCTAAGCGCAATGGCGATCAACCTACTCCAACAAAAAAG GATGGAAAAAATATTGCTACAGAAACTAATGATTTTGATTTCGGATTGAGTACACAAGACTTGCGGGACCTGTCCCAAGCTACATTTGCTGAGG ATGGCTCCACTGCAGTGGATGATGAGCAAATAGATCGAACCAAAGAAGACTCGCCAGATGCCGCGTTGGTGTTTTTCCGTGAAGAGGATTGGGAAAAATTTAGAACTTGGTCAACTTCCTCCAC ACGTCTACGGATTGGACCTGCCactttagattttgagattgCTAATCGTCTTATGGATAAATCTGAGTGGGTTGATAGCTTG GAGATTGACGCCGCAATGTACGTATTCCGGGAGAGAACATCTTTGAAACGATGGAGACCTCATCGTGTCGCCTTCATGACTGTCGTCTTCAGCAATATGATTAAAAAAGAGTATGGTCATTTAGAAGCTCAGGGTAGAAAGAGCTACATGCTTCATAATTTTCTACTGCAGTACGGTAAAGGGGTCCTTCCACCACATGGCAGGACACATGAGATATGGAATATAGATGTGGATCGGCTGTATGTCCCTGTTCATGTCAGTGGGAATCATTGGATCGCCTTGTGCATCAGTTTCGTGACGAGGAGCATTGATGTGTTCGACTGCTCGGGTAGGAAAAGGTACAAGGAGGTGGATGGGTTCGCAAACCTTATTCCGCGTATTATCAAGGCAGTTCAGCCTATGAGACACCAGAAGGATTTCGCAGTCGGTGCATATACTGTTTCCTATGTCCCCGTTGGGAATCTGATTAAAAGTGCATGTGACTGTGGCGTCTATGCAGTGAAGTTCATTGAGTGCCATGCGCTTGGATTGGAGTTGTCGTTGTTGCATGATGGTAACATTATCGAAGCTCGCCATAGGATTTTATGGGATCTTTGGGAAGCAGCTAATGATCCGGAATTGATTGACAGGATGTCAAAGTATCAATCCCCAGAGTTTCTCTCTTCGACTGTAGAGGAGATTCTGTGA